The following proteins are co-located in the Cyanobacteriota bacterium genome:
- a CDS encoding YkgJ family cysteine cluster protein, with amino-acid sequence MFKIVYDSCMKSLDYINPGESGLNSFNRDEFKRKLQDHQVKTHKPNQPYQFLALFVFGRFEELAQFFKEDPSLISTIEIKSLKILNSLCLQETISSRDLFPFVSPELTMKRKIGKRVSKQLLDYYKSISNNLNNFKDIAAWQTIDFWSLSEAIPEIKFIYAQYILENNLQEQFNKVKEFIETNLDVINNPEIKTELELEQKYLQAFYYRRIGDKDKAEKASLDYFMLYKPDPDQSSSIKSYGNQNFYPANQVLENWDKVLDEADQLQRDVETKAGLEQMTCDYYKCSDCCSNTFPSMTSTEYKYLEDWMHKNNYPVEAAKAAARKIQEDHKELHGSELKIVNKEDPAFAHRGSENKHSFKFSCPFLKDHKCSIYEARPLLCRGFGLSNDNDFSIKSCKYYLAQYRYQSSPENERHSYDLRPAQMLAASADRANNEGKHLVGTIVAWLSS; translated from the coding sequence ATGTTTAAGATTGTATATGATAGTTGTATGAAGTCACTGGACTATATTAATCCAGGCGAGTCAGGTCTTAATTCCTTCAATCGTGATGAATTCAAACGCAAGCTCCAAGATCATCAAGTCAAGACACACAAGCCTAATCAACCGTATCAATTTCTAGCGTTATTTGTTTTTGGCAGATTTGAAGAACTAGCCCAATTTTTTAAAGAAGACCCGAGCCTAATATCCACTATTGAAATTAAGTCATTAAAAATACTCAACAGTCTATGCCTGCAAGAAACTATTTCTTCTCGCGATTTATTTCCGTTTGTCTCACCTGAATTAACCATGAAGCGCAAAATTGGCAAACGTGTTTCTAAACAATTGCTCGACTACTACAAATCTATCTCAAACAATTTAAACAATTTCAAAGATATTGCAGCATGGCAAACAATTGATTTTTGGTCACTCTCTGAAGCTATCCCTGAGATCAAGTTTATTTATGCTCAATATATTTTGGAAAATAATCTCCAAGAACAATTTAACAAAGTCAAAGAATTTATTGAAACAAATCTAGATGTAATCAACAACCCTGAGATCAAAACAGAATTAGAACTAGAACAAAAATATTTGCAAGCATTTTATTATAGAAGAATCGGCGACAAAGACAAAGCCGAAAAAGCCAGTCTTGATTATTTCATGCTTTATAAGCCAGACCCTGATCAATCATCCAGCATTAAGTCCTATGGCAATCAAAACTTCTATCCAGCAAATCAAGTATTAGAGAACTGGGACAAAGTACTTGACGAAGCCGATCAATTACAACGTGATGTTGAAACCAAAGCTGGCTTAGAGCAAATGACCTGTGATTATTACAAATGTAGTGATTGTTGCTCGAATACATTTCCTTCAATGACTTCTACTGAATATAAATATCTAGAAGATTGGATGCACAAAAATAATTATCCTGTTGAAGCAGCTAAAGCTGCTGCCCGCAAAATTCAAGAAGATCACAAAGAACTTCATGGCAGCGAACTCAAGATTGTAAATAAAGAAGATCCCGCATTTGCCCATCGCGGTTCTGAAAATAAACATAGCTTCAAGTTTTCTTGTCCATTTTTAAAAGACCACAAGTGTTCTATTTATGAAGCGCGCCCACTATTGTGCCGCGGATTTGGTTTATCAAATGACAATGATTTTTCAATCAAGAGTTGCAAATACTACCTCGCTCAATATCGTTACCAATCGAGTCCAGAAAACGAACGCCATAGCTATGATTTAAGACCGGCGCAGATGCTTGCTGCCTCAGCTGATCGAGCTAATAATGAGGGTAAACACCTAGTTGGGACTATAGTTGCTTGGTTAAGTTCATAA